The Euphorbia lathyris chromosome 2, ddEupLath1.1, whole genome shotgun sequence genome includes a window with the following:
- the LOC136219594 gene encoding protein PSK SIMULATOR 3, protein MVAEAWILKMGNQVSSNLKHALLLEPYKKKNPKRLDTKQREIIGILSFEVANIMSKTVHLHKSLTDSEVFKLKAEILKTEGVKNLVSTDESYLLQLALAEKLDDLNRVATVVSRLGKKCSEPALQGFEHVYGDIVTGVIDVKQLGVLVKDMEGMIRKLERYVTATSNLYSEMEVLCELEQAMKKFQLNQHEESRRAFEQKLIWQKQDVRHLKDISLWNQTYDKVVELLARTVCTIYAKICVVFGESILRRENFRAIGGVGSPPPMMMKDEFGEVKVSTQMMTSGPLKRAISRRSGNGCQSGPIERPPMVKRQSSIKPRVDSRKGEDTLFRAEEIIFPCGTSPGRLFMDCLSLSSSASKFDDDEDEDDVVTEIEDRSGQIPGCCSVGNAGLKRERPSLSGCSSRIPSCNEDQRQAKGTAMNACFGPKSRLTVHAPASTVGGSALAMRYANVIIVIEKLLRYPHLVGEEARADLYQMLPTSLRMSLRINLKSYVKNLAIYDAPLAHDWKETLDGILRWLAPLAHNMIRWQSERNFEQHQIVKRTNVLLLQTLYFADREKTEAAICELLVGLNYICRYEHQQNALLDCASSFDFEDCMQWQMQCRAALA, encoded by the coding sequence ATGGTGGCTGAAGCTTGGATATTGAAGATGGGTAACCAGGTAAGTAGCAATCTCAAGCACGCTTTACTTCTAGAACCTTATAAAAAGAAGAACCCAAAAAGATTAGACACCAAACAGAGAGAAATTATTGGCATActttcttttgaggttgctaaCATCATGTCTAAAACAGTACATCTCCATAAATCCCTCACCGATTCCGAGGTCTTCAAGCTTAAAGCTGAGATCTTGAAAACTGAGGGAGTTAAAAACTTGGTTTCCACAGATGAGAGTTACCTTCTTCAGCTTGCTTTAGCTGAGAAGCTCGATGATTTGAACAGGGTAGCAACTGTTGTTTCTAGGCTAGGGAAGAAATGTTCTGAGCCTGCTTTGCAGGGGTTTGAGCATGTTTATGGGGATATAGTGACTGGGGTTATTGATGTAAAGCAATTGGGGGTTTTAGTTAAAGATATGGAGGGGATGATTAGGAAATTGGAGAGGTATGTGACTGCAACATCGAATTTGTATTCTGAAATGGAGGTGTTATGTGAATTGGAGCAAGCAATGAAGAAATTCCAGCTGAATCAGCACGAGGAGAGCCGGAGAGCGTTTGAGCAGAAACTTATTTGGCAAAAGCAGGATGTGAGACATCTTAAGGATATTTCCCTTTGGAACCAGACTTATGATAAGGTTGTTGAGTTGTTGGCTAGAACAGTATGTACTATTTATGCTAAGATTTGTGTGGTTTTTGGGGAATCTattttgaggagggagaatttTAGGGCAATTGGAGGTGTAGGCTCTCCTCCTCCGATGATGATGAAAGATGAATTCGGGGAGGTAAAGGTTTCCACTCAAATGATGACTTCGGGGCCATTGAAACGAGCGATTAGCAGAAGAAGCGGTAATGGATGTCAATCTGGACCAATTGAGAGACCTCCAATGGTGAAAAGGCAGTCAAGTATTAAGCCCCGGGTTGATTCTCGGAAAGGTGAAGACACGCTGTTTCGAGCAGAAGAAATCATTTTTCCTTGTGGAACTAGTCCTGGAAGGCTTTTCATGGATTGTCTAAGTTTGAGTAGTTCAGCTTCTAAGTTtgatgatgatgaggatgaggatgatGTTGTGACTGAGATCGAAGACCGCAGTGGCCAAATTCCTGGATGCTGTAGTGTTGGCAATGCGGGATTGAAGAGAGAGCGTCCGAGCCTTTCAGGTTGTTCTAGTAGGATTCCAAGTTGTAATGAAGATCAAAGACAAGCTAAGGGTACTGCGATGAATGCTTGCTTTGGCCCGAAAAGCAGGTTAACAGTACATGCTCCGGCTTCTACTGTAGGAGGTTCTGCTCTTGCTATGCGTTACGCGAATGTCATCATTGTTATAGAGAAGCTGCTGCGGTACCCCCATTTAGTCGGCGAGGAAGCTAGGGCTGATTTGTATCAGATGTTACCGACAAGCTTGAGAATGTCTCTGAGGATTAATCTCAAGTCTTATGTAAAGAATCTAGCTATCTACGATGCTCCACTCGCCCACGATTGGAAAGAAACGCTCGATGGGATCTTACGATGGCTTGCTCCGCTTGCTCATAACATGATCAGGTGGCAAAGTGAGCGAAACTTCGAGCAACATCAAATAGTGAAACGGACGAATGTTCTTCTGCTTCAGACATTGTATTTTGCTGATAGGGAAAAGACAGAGGCAGCTATCTGTGAGCTTCTTGTGGGGTTGAATTACATATGTCGATACGAACATCAGCAGAACGCGCTGTTGGATTGTGCAAGTAGCTTCGATTTCGAAGACTGTATGCAGTGGCAAATGCAATGCCGAGCCGCGTTGGCTTGA
- the LOC136219595 gene encoding bet1-like SNARE 1-1, translating to MSYRRDIRNSKSALFDDGIEEGGLRASSSLSQNISEHDNDKAIESLQDRVIFLKRLTGDIHEEVEGHNRMLDRMGNNMDASRGMMYGAMDRFKKVFEKKSSRRTCVLAGFFVLAFVAIYYLIRILVFIQA from the exons ATGAGTTATAGAAG GGATATTCGCAATTCAAAATCAGCTCTCTTTGATGATGGCATTGAAGAAGGTGGCCTTAGAGCCTCTTCTTCGTTATCCCAAAATATTAGCGAGCATGACAATGACAAAGCTATTGAAAGCTTGCAAGACAGAGTTATTTTCCTGAAGAGA TTGACAGGTGACATACACGAGGAAGTGGAGGGTCATAACCGTATGCTTGATCGAATG GGTAATAACATGGACGCATCAAGGGGTATGATGTATGGAGCTATGGATCGATTCAAGAAG GTATTTGAGAAGAAATCAAGTAGGAGAACCTGTGTCCTTGCTGGGTTTTTCGTTCTCGCATTTGTAGCTATATATTATCTCATCAG GATCCTGGTATTCAT